One Anser cygnoides isolate HZ-2024a breed goose chromosome 6, Taihu_goose_T2T_genome, whole genome shotgun sequence genomic region harbors:
- the G6PC2 gene encoding glucose-6-phosphatase 2 isoform X1, translated as MKRRKGQILFGHRPYWWVHETVIYPNQSSPCLEQFPITCETGPGSPSGHAMGSSCVWYVMVTAALSYTVRWKDKSAVALHRLTWSLLWSIFWIIQISVCISRVFIATHFPHQVILGVFAGILVAEAFEHAPAIQTASLRMYMKTNLFLFIFALGFYLVLKLLDIDLLWSVPKAKKWCANPDWINIDTTPFAGLVRNLGALFGLGLGINSEMFIASCKGKNSCKISFRILCIAASLATLQLYNVVKIPTHIECLFYILSFCKSAAMPLTVVALVPYCVHSLMRTTEKKLN; from the exons gaTTTTATTTGGTCATCGTCCTTACTGGTGGGTGCACGAAACAGTGATTTATCCCAATCAGTCAAGCCCATGTCTTGAACAGTTTCCTATAACATGTGAAACTGGACCAG gaAGCCCATCTGGGCATGCCATGGGATCATCCTGCGTCTGGTATGTGATGGTAACAGCAGCACTTAGCTACACAGTAAGGTGGAAGGATAAATCAGCAGTTGCCCTTCACAG acTGACGTGGTCATTGCTCTGGAGTATTTTTTGGATTATCCAGATCAGTGTGTGCATCTCAAGAGTATTCATAGCAACACATTTCCCTCATCAAGTTATTCTCGGAGTATTTGCTG GCATTCTTGTGGCAGAAGCATTTGAGCATGCCCCTGCTATTCAGACAGCAAGCTTGAGAATGTACATGAAGACaaacttgtttcttttcatctttgcCCTTGGGTTTTATCTAGTCCTCAAGCTTCTTGATATTGACTTGCTATGGTCTGTTCCAAAGGCCAAGAAGTGGTGTGCCAATCCAGACTGGATAAACATCGACACTACACCATTTGCTGGACTGGTGAGGAATTTAGGTGCACTCTTTGGCTTAGGTCTTGGTattaattctgaaatgtttatcGCAAGCTGTAAAGGTAAAAATAGCTGTAAGATAAGTTTCCGCATATTGTGTATAGCTGCTTCTTTAGCAACACTGCAGCTGTATAATGTTGTTAAGATACCTACTCATATTGAGTGTTTGTTCTacattctctctttttgtaaGAGCGCAGCTATGCCTCTGACTGTAGTTGCCTTGGTTCCGTACTGTGTCCACTCATTAATGAGGacaactgaaaagaaacttAATTAG
- the G6PC2 gene encoding glucose-6-phosphatase 2 isoform X2: protein MDLLHSNGVLIIQHLQKDYRAYQDFLNFMSHVGDPRNIFSIYFPLWFQLNQVVGTKMIWVAVIGDWFNLIFKWILFGHRPYWWVHETVIYPNQSSPCLEQFPITCETGPGSPSGHAMGSSCVWYVMVTAALSYTVRWKDKSAVALHRLTWSLLWSIFWIIQISVCISRVFIATHFPHQVILGVFAGILVAEAFEHAPAIQTASLRMYMKTNLFLFIFALGFYLVLKLLDIDLLWSVPKAKKWCANPDWINIDTTPFAGLVRNLGALFGLGLGINSEMFIASCKGKNSCKISFRILCIAASLATLQLYNVVKIPTHIECLFYILSFCKSAAMPLTVVALVPYCVHSLMRTTEKKLN, encoded by the exons ATGGATCTCCTTCATAGCAATGGCGTGCTTATCATTCAGCATTTACAGAAGGACTACAGGGCTTACCAGGATTTCCTTAATTTCATGTCACATGTTGGAGATCCTCGTAATATATTCTCAATTTACTTTCCTCTCTGGTTTCAACTCAACCAAGTGGTTGGTACTAAAATGATATGGGTGGCTGTCATTGGTGATTGGTTCAACCTCATATTTAAATG gaTTTTATTTGGTCATCGTCCTTACTGGTGGGTGCACGAAACAGTGATTTATCCCAATCAGTCAAGCCCATGTCTTGAACAGTTTCCTATAACATGTGAAACTGGACCAG gaAGCCCATCTGGGCATGCCATGGGATCATCCTGCGTCTGGTATGTGATGGTAACAGCAGCACTTAGCTACACAGTAAGGTGGAAGGATAAATCAGCAGTTGCCCTTCACAG acTGACGTGGTCATTGCTCTGGAGTATTTTTTGGATTATCCAGATCAGTGTGTGCATCTCAAGAGTATTCATAGCAACACATTTCCCTCATCAAGTTATTCTCGGAGTATTTGCTG GCATTCTTGTGGCAGAAGCATTTGAGCATGCCCCTGCTATTCAGACAGCAAGCTTGAGAATGTACATGAAGACaaacttgtttcttttcatctttgcCCTTGGGTTTTATCTAGTCCTCAAGCTTCTTGATATTGACTTGCTATGGTCTGTTCCAAAGGCCAAGAAGTGGTGTGCCAATCCAGACTGGATAAACATCGACACTACACCATTTGCTGGACTGGTGAGGAATTTAGGTGCACTCTTTGGCTTAGGTCTTGGTattaattctgaaatgtttatcGCAAGCTGTAAAGGTAAAAATAGCTGTAAGATAAGTTTCCGCATATTGTGTATAGCTGCTTCTTTAGCAACACTGCAGCTGTATAATGTTGTTAAGATACCTACTCATATTGAGTGTTTGTTCTacattctctctttttgtaaGAGCGCAGCTATGCCTCTGACTGTAGTTGCCTTGGTTCCGTACTGTGTCCACTCATTAATGAGGacaactgaaaagaaacttAATTAG